A genomic window from Trueperella bialowiezensis includes:
- a CDS encoding HU family DNA-binding protein — protein sequence MSLNRTELIAKIAEESGLTKTDADKAISGLQAVLIDSLSKGEAVKITGLMSIERTERAARKGRNPRTGEEIQIPAGYGVKISAGSTLKKAVSNK from the coding sequence ATGTCCCTCAATCGCACTGAACTTATTGCAAAGATTGCTGAAGAGTCTGGCCTGACCAAGACTGACGCCGACAAGGCAATTTCCGGCCTCCAGGCTGTTCTTATTGATTCGCTGTCCAAGGGTGAAGCTGTAAAGATCACGGGTCTTATGTCCATTGAGCGTACTGAGCGTGCTGCGCGTAAGGGCCGCAACCCGCGCACCGGCGAAGAGATCCAGATTCCGGCCGGCTACGGCGTGAAGATCTCGGCTGGTTCCACGCTGAAGAAGGCTGTTTCGAACAAGTAA
- a CDS encoding DUF3039 domain-containing protein encodes MSNDPHSDPQAPSGPGQPDAPSLQPEGTTATLERTREQREPGDEDRYAHYVRKDRIMRSAVEGGPVVALCGKIWTPVRNPDKYPLCPTCKAIYDGIGSGDGAWPFGPNPPGGGAGGTGGSGQGDA; translated from the coding sequence ATGTCGAACGATCCTCATTCTGATCCGCAAGCTCCTTCGGGCCCGGGCCAGCCTGATGCGCCCTCGCTCCAACCGGAGGGCACCACTGCCACGCTCGAACGCACGCGCGAACAGCGCGAACCCGGCGATGAGGATCGTTACGCCCATTACGTGCGTAAAGATCGGATTATGCGCTCTGCAGTAGAGGGCGGCCCGGTGGTCGCACTGTGCGGCAAAATTTGGACGCCCGTGCGCAACCCGGATAAGTATCCGCTGTGCCCCACGTGCAAAGCGATCTATGACGGCATTGGTAGCGGTGACGGCGCATGGCCATTCGGCCCCAACCCGCCAGGTGGTGGCGCTGGCGGCACCGGTGGCTCAGGCCAGGGGGATGCGTGA
- a CDS encoding DEAD/DEAH box helicase — protein MSARSPRPQSVSVSAAQNLPPVYPQRAAWGTAGSLRAWQAAALEKYLETIPRDFLAVATPGAGKTTFALRVATELMARKIVSEITVVCPTEHLKYQWAEAAGRVGLKLDPDFSNAQSGLGASFNGACVTYAQVARAPLFHRHRTSARSTLVILDEIHHGGDALSWGDAIRVAFEPAKHRLSLTGTPFRSDSAAIPFVDYEPDSDGIPRSRADYSYGYGQALKDGVVRPVMFMSYTGKMSWQTNHGEVMAATLGEPMTKDMESQAWRTALDPAGDWIKQVLAAADDRLNVVRNGVADAGGLVIATDQKAARAYAALLAQISGEEPTVVLSDDDSASDRIHEFAEGSSKWMVAVRMVSEGVDVPRLSVGVYATSASTPLFFAQAIGRFVRQRYRGETASIFLPSVPKLLELAGELEKERDHALKVPTGEEGWDDDLVSAAQREEKASDELDGPGYEALSADATFDRVVYDGADFGSWAEVGSDEEADFLGIPGLLEPDQVATLLRERQQSQKSRKREPDEARSGVMESRKRREARKQLADLVAAYAAKTGRPHALVHTDLRRACGGPEVARASLEQIEARILKIQRWFVGQS, from the coding sequence GTGAGCGCCCGCTCGCCGCGCCCCCAGTCAGTTTCGGTTTCAGCAGCACAAAATCTTCCTCCTGTTTATCCCCAGCGTGCGGCGTGGGGGACAGCCGGATCTTTGCGTGCTTGGCAGGCTGCGGCGCTAGAAAAATACCTCGAAACTATTCCGCGGGATTTCCTTGCGGTCGCCACTCCGGGTGCTGGTAAAACCACGTTTGCGCTGCGGGTAGCAACCGAGCTCATGGCCCGTAAGATCGTTTCTGAGATCACCGTGGTGTGCCCAACCGAGCATCTGAAATATCAGTGGGCGGAGGCTGCCGGGCGGGTCGGGCTGAAACTTGATCCGGATTTCAGTAACGCGCAGTCCGGGCTCGGAGCGTCTTTCAACGGCGCGTGCGTCACGTACGCTCAAGTGGCACGGGCGCCCCTGTTCCACCGGCACCGTACTTCGGCCCGGTCCACGCTGGTGATCTTGGACGAGATTCATCACGGCGGCGACGCCCTGAGCTGGGGTGATGCTATCCGCGTGGCTTTTGAACCGGCCAAGCACCGCCTGTCGCTCACCGGCACTCCATTCCGCTCAGATTCCGCGGCCATCCCGTTCGTCGACTACGAACCCGATAGCGATGGGATCCCGCGCTCGCGCGCCGATTATTCCTACGGCTATGGTCAGGCGTTGAAAGATGGCGTGGTCCGGCCGGTCATGTTCATGTCGTACACCGGGAAGATGAGTTGGCAGACCAACCACGGAGAGGTCATGGCAGCCACCCTCGGAGAGCCCATGACGAAAGACATGGAATCCCAAGCATGGCGAACCGCGCTTGATCCTGCGGGCGACTGGATTAAGCAGGTGTTGGCCGCCGCTGACGACCGCCTGAACGTGGTGCGAAACGGCGTCGCCGATGCTGGCGGGTTGGTCATTGCCACGGATCAGAAGGCGGCCCGAGCGTATGCGGCGTTGCTCGCGCAGATTTCGGGCGAGGAACCCACCGTGGTGCTGTCAGACGACGACTCCGCTTCTGACCGCATCCACGAATTCGCCGAAGGAAGCTCGAAGTGGATGGTGGCTGTACGTATGGTCTCGGAGGGAGTTGACGTGCCACGCCTGTCGGTGGGCGTGTATGCGACGTCGGCCTCCACGCCGCTGTTCTTCGCGCAGGCGATTGGGCGGTTTGTGCGCCAGCGTTACCGGGGTGAGACGGCGTCGATCTTCCTCCCATCCGTGCCGAAACTGTTAGAGCTGGCTGGGGAACTGGAAAAGGAACGCGACCACGCGCTGAAAGTGCCTACCGGCGAAGAAGGGTGGGACGACGACCTTGTTTCCGCAGCACAGCGGGAAGAAAAAGCTTCCGACGAACTCGACGGCCCCGGATACGAAGCACTATCTGCCGATGCCACATTTGACAGGGTGGTCTACGACGGTGCTGACTTCGGCTCATGGGCGGAGGTCGGATCGGACGAGGAGGCAGACTTCCTCGGGATTCCAGGGCTGTTAGAACCCGACCAGGTGGCTACGTTGCTGCGTGAACGGCAACAATCACAAAAGTCGCGCAAACGTGAACCCGATGAAGCCCGCTCGGGGGTCATGGAGTCACGCAAGCGGCGCGAAGCGAGGAAGCAACTTGCCGATCTCGTGGCTGCCTATGCCGCAAAAACAGGCCGCCCGCACGCGCTTGTCCACACGGATTTGCGCAGAGCCTGTGGTGGTCCGGAGGTTGCGCGCGCTTCGCTCGAGCAGATCGAGGCGCGGATCCTCAAAATTCAGCGTTGGTTCGTCGGCCAGTCGTAG
- a CDS encoding nicotinate phosphoribosyltransferase, with amino-acid sequence MTKFKSTALLTDMYELTMVDSAMKSGTANRRSVFEVFGRRLPGRRRYGVVAGTGRVLEALADFKFTDEEVDYVARAGIVSDDTLEWLAGYEFTGDIYGYGEGEVYFPGSPLMTVTGTFAEAVVLETLILSILNYDSAVATAASRMTIASHDRPCLEMGARRMHERAAVAAARASIIGGFVGTSNLEAARSYGVKPIGTAAHSFTLLHDTEEDAFRSQIASMGTDTTLLVDTYDVEQGVELAVRVAREAGGELGAVRLDSGDLVAQAFKVRKQLDDMGAHSTKITVTSDLDEYAIAALNAAPVDSYGVGTRLVTGSGIPTAQLVYKLVARERADGTMQEVAKRSDSKGSVGGLKVAGRTHDETGRATGELVVSAGSWEDGLAYLDEHKARPLQMQLVSKGKINEDYVADGEIARAAERHRNSRAALPYSAWRLSDGDPALPTTLVDIFDGDN; translated from the coding sequence ATGACAAAGTTTAAAAGCACCGCGCTGCTCACGGACATGTACGAACTGACGATGGTCGATTCGGCAATGAAATCAGGAACAGCCAATCGGCGCTCCGTGTTTGAAGTGTTCGGCCGCCGCCTCCCAGGTAGGCGGCGCTACGGCGTCGTCGCTGGTACTGGGCGAGTGCTGGAAGCGCTGGCAGATTTCAAGTTCACTGACGAAGAAGTCGACTACGTTGCTCGCGCCGGCATTGTCTCTGATGACACGCTCGAGTGGCTTGCAGGCTACGAATTTACTGGCGACATCTACGGCTATGGCGAGGGCGAAGTCTACTTCCCCGGCTCGCCGCTCATGACCGTGACGGGCACGTTCGCCGAAGCGGTCGTGCTTGAAACGCTCATCTTGTCAATCCTCAACTATGATTCTGCGGTCGCGACCGCCGCCTCGCGCATGACGATCGCTTCCCATGACCGCCCATGCCTCGAAATGGGTGCCCGGCGGATGCACGAACGCGCTGCCGTCGCCGCTGCACGCGCCTCTATCATCGGCGGTTTCGTCGGCACATCGAACTTGGAGGCCGCACGCTCCTACGGGGTCAAGCCGATTGGCACCGCGGCCCACTCGTTCACGCTCTTACATGACACGGAAGAAGACGCCTTCCGCTCCCAAATTGCGTCCATGGGTACCGACACCACGTTGCTAGTTGATACCTACGACGTCGAACAGGGAGTCGAGCTGGCCGTGCGTGTTGCCCGCGAGGCCGGCGGCGAACTGGGAGCCGTACGCCTAGACTCCGGCGATCTTGTGGCCCAGGCGTTCAAGGTGCGCAAACAGCTCGACGACATGGGTGCGCACTCCACCAAGATCACGGTCACGTCCGACCTTGACGAATACGCGATTGCCGCACTGAACGCAGCCCCGGTTGATTCCTACGGGGTTGGCACCCGGTTAGTGACGGGTTCGGGAATCCCCACCGCGCAGCTGGTCTACAAGCTGGTTGCGAGGGAACGCGCCGACGGCACCATGCAAGAAGTGGCCAAGCGCTCGGACTCGAAAGGTTCGGTGGGCGGGCTCAAAGTTGCAGGCCGTACACACGACGAAACCGGCCGGGCCACCGGCGAACTCGTCGTCTCTGCCGGCTCGTGGGAGGACGGGCTCGCCTACCTCGACGAACACAAGGCACGCCCACTCCAGATGCAACTCGTCAGCAAGGGCAAGATCAACGAAGACTATGTAGCCGACGGCGAAATCGCCCGGGCTGCCGAACGCCACCGCAACTCCCGTGCAGCACTGCCCTATTCGGCGTGGCGGCTGTCCGACGGCGATCCGGCGCTGCCGACCACGCTCGTCGATATCTTTGACGGGGACAACTAA
- the clpS gene encoding ATP-dependent Clp protease adapter ClpS codes for MSESSPAPSPAPTPTTVPTSGWQTVVHNDPVNLMSYVQWVFETYFGMDQKAAYLKMMQVHHNGRAVVSKGQREQMETDAQAMHSYGLWATIESEGE; via the coding sequence ATGAGTGAGTCGAGCCCTGCACCCAGCCCGGCGCCAACCCCGACTACCGTTCCGACGTCGGGATGGCAAACAGTTGTGCACAACGATCCCGTGAACCTCATGTCGTATGTGCAATGGGTGTTCGAAACATATTTTGGGATGGACCAAAAGGCAGCCTATTTGAAGATGATGCAAGTGCATCACAACGGGCGTGCCGTGGTGTCGAAAGGGCAGCGCGAACAGATGGAAACTGACGCGCAAGCCATGCATTCGTACGGGTTGTGGGCGACTATCGAAAGCGAGGGCGAGTGA
- a CDS encoding DUF2017 family protein, with the protein MRAFRIVRGGYEAGADVQERSMLAGLARDVVLLLGSDVEHESERRNQIVDPDDPLAALEADVADIAEAIAAEENPAPVPPLDSAIQRLLPDMSEDPHEAGVLRELTENSVAAAKIENLVTFYQGLEALPPGNDVIFVPNENAAAWMAALNDIRLVVAARLNITDDDSSAAVYARAGMFTGSHSRNADDLPVIETTDDMLAVLYTMTTWWQDSLVTAVRNKAARR; encoded by the coding sequence GTGAGAGCCTTTCGCATTGTTCGTGGCGGTTATGAGGCGGGCGCGGATGTGCAGGAACGATCCATGCTGGCGGGTTTGGCTCGGGACGTCGTCCTTCTTCTCGGCTCTGATGTGGAGCATGAATCGGAGCGTCGGAACCAGATCGTCGATCCGGACGATCCGCTGGCAGCGTTGGAGGCCGACGTCGCCGATATTGCGGAGGCGATAGCTGCTGAAGAAAATCCGGCTCCGGTGCCGCCTCTTGATAGCGCAATCCAAAGGCTCTTGCCGGACATGAGCGAGGATCCGCACGAGGCCGGAGTGTTGCGGGAGCTCACAGAAAATTCGGTGGCGGCCGCCAAGATCGAAAATCTGGTCACGTTCTATCAGGGTTTGGAAGCGCTTCCGCCGGGTAATGACGTGATTTTTGTGCCGAACGAGAATGCGGCCGCGTGGATGGCGGCGCTTAATGACATTCGTCTCGTGGTGGCGGCTCGGTTGAACATTACCGACGACGATTCATCGGCAGCCGTCTATGCGCGGGCAGGTATGTTTACTGGCTCGCATTCGCGCAATGCGGATGACCTGCCGGTGATTGAAACAACGGACGACATGCTCGCAGTGCTGTATACAATGACGACCTGGTGGCAAGATTCACTAGTGACGGCGGTCAGGAATAAGGCGGCCCGCAGGTAG
- the murI gene encoding glutamate racemase → MDNSPIGVFDSGVGGLTVARAIIDQLPGESISYIGDTANNPYGPRPIAQIRQIALNIMDRLVDSGVKMLVIACNSASAAVLHDARERYTIAKGIPVVEVIHPAVRGAARVTSNNKIGIIGTQATIESGAYHDAFSAVPNVELTTAAAPRFVEFVERGITTGSELLALAEQYLAPIKAAGVDTLVLGCTHYPLLTGVISYVMGDGVTLVSSAEETARDVYRELTARGLLRESTSTPPTHTFSATGDVDEFRRLARRFLGPEVTGVQPMHETEGRKQ, encoded by the coding sequence ATGGACAATTCACCAATTGGGGTGTTCGACTCCGGGGTCGGCGGGCTGACAGTGGCCCGCGCGATCATCGATCAGCTCCCTGGTGAATCGATAAGCTATATTGGCGACACGGCAAACAACCCGTATGGGCCGCGTCCGATCGCGCAGATCAGGCAGATCGCGTTGAATATTATGGATCGCTTGGTTGATTCGGGTGTGAAAATGTTGGTGATCGCCTGCAATTCGGCGTCGGCAGCGGTGTTGCATGATGCTCGTGAGCGCTACACGATAGCTAAGGGCATTCCCGTGGTGGAAGTGATTCATCCGGCGGTGCGTGGGGCGGCGCGGGTGACGTCCAACAACAAGATTGGGATTATTGGCACGCAGGCCACGATTGAATCGGGTGCGTACCATGACGCGTTTTCGGCCGTGCCGAACGTGGAGTTGACGACTGCGGCCGCGCCACGTTTCGTTGAGTTTGTGGAGCGGGGAATTACCACCGGCTCGGAGTTGTTGGCGCTTGCCGAACAGTATTTGGCTCCGATCAAGGCGGCCGGCGTTGACACGCTGGTGCTTGGCTGCACGCACTATCCGCTACTGACCGGGGTGATCTCGTACGTGATGGGCGATGGGGTGACCCTCGTGTCGTCAGCGGAGGAAACTGCCCGGGACGTGTACCGGGAACTCACTGCCCGCGGGCTTCTTCGCGAGAGCACCTCCACACCGCCCACGCACACGTTTAGCGCAACCGGCGACGTCGACGAATTCCGCCGGCTCGCTCGCAGATTTTTAGGCCCGGAAGTCACCGGCGTACAACCCATGCATGAAACCGAGGGGAGGAAGCAATGA
- a CDS encoding MBL fold metallo-hydrolase has product MKLTVIGCSGSMSGAQSPASSYLVQAEGEDDAGGSRTWSLVVDFGPGAMGHLMKYVDPARVDAIVISHLHADHCVDLVGMQVYRRWYPEGALSQLPVFSPGDGAERTRGIAGDPEGETYETEFDFQRVVPGDTVQVGPMCVEFFEANHTIEAVSIRITGPSEEDPQRSVVLSYTGDTDYAPTVVEAAQDADVLLSEAAFEEGRDEARGIHLTGKRAGEIATEAGVKRLLLTHLQPWTSRKRTASDAQAVYDGEVTVVSAGDVYTI; this is encoded by the coding sequence ATGAAGCTTACTGTCATTGGATGTTCCGGATCGATGTCTGGTGCCCAGTCACCGGCGTCGTCGTATCTGGTCCAAGCGGAAGGTGAAGACGACGCCGGGGGAAGCCGCACCTGGTCGCTCGTCGTGGATTTCGGTCCGGGGGCGATGGGGCACCTGATGAAATACGTGGATCCTGCGCGGGTGGACGCGATCGTGATCTCGCATCTGCATGCCGATCACTGTGTGGATCTGGTGGGCATGCAGGTGTACCGGCGGTGGTATCCGGAGGGCGCGCTGTCGCAACTTCCCGTGTTCTCGCCCGGTGATGGAGCCGAGCGCACTCGCGGTATTGCGGGCGATCCGGAGGGGGAAACCTACGAGACCGAGTTTGATTTCCAGCGTGTGGTGCCCGGCGACACGGTTCAAGTGGGACCGATGTGCGTCGAGTTCTTCGAAGCGAATCACACGATTGAAGCGGTGTCGATTCGGATAACCGGCCCGTCTGAGGAGGATCCGCAGCGTTCTGTGGTGCTGAGTTATACGGGCGATACGGACTATGCTCCCACGGTGGTGGAGGCCGCTCAGGATGCTGACGTCCTGCTGTCTGAAGCCGCGTTCGAAGAAGGGCGTGACGAGGCGCGTGGTATTCACTTGACGGGCAAGCGTGCTGGCGAGATCGCGACCGAAGCGGGCGTGAAGCGCCTGCTACTCACGCATTTGCAGCCGTGGACGAGCCGCAAACGTACGGCCAGTGACGCGCAGGCGGTCTACGACGGCGAGGTCACCGTGGTCAGCGCTGGTGATGTCTACACCATCTAG
- the rph gene encoding ribonuclease PH, which yields MTEFTRADGRSRADMRPIRITRNYLAQGEGSVFVEFGNTKVLCVASLTEGVPRWRKDSGLGWVTGEYAMLPRATDTRSQRESVRGKVSGRTSEISRLIGRSLRAVVDFAALGENTIVLDCDVLQADGGTRTASITGAYVALADAVAYGIEQGMITPRAGKPVLRDTISAISVGVVDGVAVLDLPYVEDVAAETDMNVVMTGAGEFVEVQGTAEERPFSRELLNDMLDLAVKGNRELAELQKLALESEAPVELGQWV from the coding sequence ATGACTGAATTTACTCGCGCCGATGGCCGTAGCCGCGCTGACATGCGCCCTATTCGTATCACCCGTAACTATTTGGCACAGGGCGAAGGCTCCGTGTTCGTGGAGTTTGGCAACACGAAAGTACTCTGTGTTGCTTCGCTGACCGAGGGCGTGCCGCGTTGGCGCAAAGATTCCGGGCTGGGCTGGGTGACCGGCGAGTATGCGATGCTTCCGCGCGCGACGGACACTCGTTCGCAGCGTGAGTCTGTGCGGGGAAAGGTTTCCGGGCGTACGTCGGAGATTTCGCGGCTGATTGGCCGATCCTTGCGCGCCGTCGTCGATTTTGCGGCGCTCGGTGAGAACACGATTGTGCTGGATTGTGACGTGTTGCAGGCCGACGGCGGAACGCGCACGGCGTCGATCACCGGAGCATACGTGGCGCTCGCCGACGCCGTGGCCTACGGGATCGAACAGGGAATGATCACGCCGCGAGCGGGCAAACCGGTGTTGCGCGATACGATCAGCGCGATCTCGGTAGGCGTGGTGGATGGCGTGGCCGTGCTCGATCTGCCGTACGTGGAAGACGTGGCTGCGGAGACGGACATGAACGTGGTGATGACGGGCGCAGGCGAATTCGTGGAAGTACAGGGTACCGCCGAGGAGCGCCCGTTTAGCCGCGAGTTGCTGAACGACATGCTTGATCTGGCAGTGAAAGGAAACCGGGAGCTCGCCGAGCTGCAAAAGTTGGCGCTGGAATCGGAGGCGCCGGTGGAGCTCGGGCAATGGGTGTAA
- the rdgB gene encoding RdgB/HAM1 family non-canonical purine NTP pyrophosphatase, which yields MGVIYFATGNAHKLAEVREIVQPLVPGLSDILGMPSDLGEPVEDGVSFAENAAIKARHVADALGVPAMADDSGLCVDVMGGAPGIFSARWAGRHGDDAANLDLLLAQLADVLPGNRGARFVCAAALALPSGEVMIEEGEMRGSLRFERAGSNGFGYDPIFEPEGFTVTNAELTPTQKNAISHRRKAFEKLAAHIPGVLG from the coding sequence ATGGGTGTAATTTACTTTGCCACGGGCAACGCGCATAAGCTCGCCGAAGTGCGTGAGATTGTGCAGCCGCTCGTGCCGGGGCTCAGCGACATCCTGGGCATGCCGAGCGACTTGGGTGAGCCAGTGGAAGATGGCGTGAGCTTTGCCGAAAACGCCGCGATCAAAGCCAGGCATGTAGCAGACGCGTTGGGCGTTCCCGCGATGGCCGACGATTCTGGCCTGTGCGTGGACGTCATGGGCGGCGCTCCAGGGATTTTTTCTGCCAGGTGGGCAGGCCGCCACGGCGACGACGCGGCCAACCTTGATCTGTTGTTGGCGCAGCTGGCCGATGTCCTGCCGGGTAACCGCGGCGCACGCTTCGTGTGCGCCGCGGCATTAGCGCTCCCCAGCGGCGAGGTCATGATTGAGGAAGGCGAGATGCGCGGCTCATTACGCTTTGAGCGCGCAGGTAGCAACGGCTTCGGCTACGATCCGATTTTTGAGCCGGAGGGCTTTACCGTGACGAACGCTGAACTCACCCCGACACAGAAGAACGCGATCTCACACCGGCGCAAGGCTTTCGAAAAGCTGGCCGCACATATTCCGGGGGTGCTCGGTTAG
- a CDS encoding DUF4916 domain-containing protein, protein MSEVASGDMGPWLSPEDLSFVRRKVPILYVDAVPVKLNDDGSLDSVGLLLTVEADGLTRSLVSGRVLYHETIRDALIRHLDKDLGQMALPQLPASTVPFMVAEYFPTPGEGWHDPRQHAVSLAYIIPVMGDCKPASDSLEVNWFTPGELLTPDLQREILPKHVGIVKAALASLGWV, encoded by the coding sequence ATGAGTGAAGTGGCATCCGGAGATATGGGACCGTGGCTGTCGCCAGAAGATTTAAGTTTTGTGCGCAGGAAAGTGCCGATCCTGTACGTGGACGCCGTCCCGGTCAAGCTTAACGACGACGGCTCACTCGACTCCGTCGGACTGCTGCTAACCGTTGAGGCCGACGGGCTGACCAGATCCCTCGTGTCCGGGCGCGTGCTCTATCATGAGACGATTCGCGACGCCCTCATTCGCCACCTTGATAAAGACCTCGGCCAGATGGCGCTCCCCCAGTTGCCGGCCAGTACCGTGCCGTTCATGGTTGCTGAATACTTCCCCACCCCGGGTGAAGGCTGGCATGATCCGCGTCAGCACGCCGTGTCCTTGGCGTACATCATTCCGGTCATGGGCGACTGCAAGCCGGCCTCCGATTCGCTTGAGGTCAACTGGTTTACTCCCGGAGAGCTACTCACGCCCGATTTGCAGCGGGAAATCTTGCCCAAGCACGTGGGCATCGTTAAAGCCGCACTGGCATCGCTTGGCTGGGTGTAA
- a CDS encoding peroxiredoxin has product MATTQRLDVGDIAPDFTLATPDGEVTLSEEVKKADAGVVVYFYPRAMTPGCTKEACDFRDSENSLKSAGYTVIGISPDSVESLRKFTDKESLNFPLASDPDKVVMRAYGAFGKKNSYGRLLEGVIRSTVVVDTDGKVKLAKYNVKATGHVARLRRELGIDS; this is encoded by the coding sequence ATGGCAACCACACAACGACTCGACGTGGGCGATATCGCTCCCGATTTCACCCTGGCCACACCCGATGGCGAGGTCACGCTGTCGGAGGAGGTCAAGAAGGCCGACGCCGGAGTTGTCGTCTACTTCTACCCCAGGGCGATGACCCCGGGCTGCACGAAAGAAGCCTGCGACTTTCGGGATAGCGAAAACTCGCTCAAATCAGCCGGCTATACGGTGATCGGGATTTCGCCGGACTCAGTAGAGTCGCTTCGCAAGTTCACCGACAAGGAGTCGCTCAACTTCCCACTTGCCTCCGATCCGGACAAGGTCGTCATGCGAGCCTATGGCGCGTTCGGCAAGAAGAATAGCTACGGCCGGCTGCTCGAGGGTGTCATCCGTTCCACTGTAGTGGTTGATACGGATGGCAAGGTTAAGCTCGCGAAGTACAACGTGAAAGCCACCGGGCACGTGGCACGCCTGCGCCGCGAGCTCGGTATCGACTCGTAA
- a CDS encoding amidohydrolase family protein, translating into MATIKFTNLSVYRQPEATEILVEDGKFSQIGSNLPDADETVDLDGMLVAPPYVDSHLHLDYVGTGRDDEAADNVSGTLFEGIERWSHIKKNQTIEDVKRRALRGIREEMIHGVQYIRTHIDVTDPELIGMQAMLELREELKDTVTIQIVSFPQEGMHNYPRGAELVEEGLKMGADVVGGIPHSEWARQYGEESVHKTVDLALKYDKLIDVHCDETDDPMSRFVELLNARVLADDYGPRTTASHTCSFGSVDDAYAFRMMGLFRKSGINFTAQGTENAYLQGRADTYPKRRGLTRVKEFLEEGINVSCGQDSIVDPWYPAGNGNLMNVLDNTLHLAQIMSFDDMEVGLDLITYNGAKTLSIEDIYGIEVGKDANFIVLNAPNALEAVRQRADVLRSVRRGKTIFQRSITIDKDLELPSI; encoded by the coding sequence ATGGCTACCATAAAATTTACGAACCTCAGCGTTTACCGCCAACCAGAGGCAACCGAAATCCTCGTGGAAGACGGCAAGTTTTCCCAGATCGGAAGCAACCTTCCCGATGCCGACGAAACCGTTGACCTCGACGGCATGCTCGTGGCACCACCCTACGTCGATTCGCACCTCCACTTGGACTACGTGGGAACAGGGCGCGACGACGAAGCAGCCGACAACGTATCAGGCACCCTGTTCGAGGGGATCGAGCGGTGGTCGCACATCAAGAAGAATCAGACCATCGAGGACGTCAAACGCAGAGCGCTACGCGGCATTCGCGAAGAAATGATCCACGGCGTCCAATACATTCGCACGCACATTGACGTCACCGATCCCGAGCTCATCGGCATGCAAGCCATGCTCGAACTGCGTGAAGAACTCAAAGACACCGTGACCATCCAGATCGTGTCCTTCCCACAAGAAGGCATGCACAACTACCCGCGCGGGGCCGAACTCGTGGAAGAAGGGCTCAAGATGGGGGCCGACGTCGTCGGCGGTATCCCCCACTCAGAATGGGCGCGCCAATACGGTGAAGAAAGCGTGCACAAAACCGTCGACCTCGCACTCAAATATGACAAGCTCATCGACGTCCACTGCGACGAAACCGATGATCCGATGTCACGCTTCGTGGAACTACTGAACGCGCGTGTGCTCGCCGATGATTACGGCCCGCGTACAACCGCCTCGCACACCTGCTCGTTCGGATCCGTTGATGACGCCTATGCCTTCCGCATGATGGGACTCTTCCGCAAGTCCGGCATCAACTTCACGGCGCAAGGAACCGAGAACGCCTACCTACAAGGCCGCGCCGACACCTACCCGAAACGCCGCGGCCTGACCCGCGTGAAGGAATTCCTTGAGGAAGGCATCAACGTCTCGTGCGGACAGGATTCGATCGTCGATCCGTGGTATCCCGCGGGCAACGGCAACCTCATGAACGTCCTCGACAACACGCTCCACTTGGCGCAAATCATGAGCTTTGACGACATGGAAGTCGGACTCGATCTCATTACCTACAACGGTGCCAAGACCCTATCGATCGAAGACATCTACGGCATCGAAGTTGGTAAGGATGCGAACTTCATCGTCCTCAACGCACCCAACGCGCTCGAGGCGGTACGCCAACGTGCAGACGTGCTCCGCTCGGTTCGCCGCGGCAAGACCATCTTCCAACGCTCGATCACGATAGACAAGGATCTGGAACTGCCCAGCATCTAA